One Bacteroidales bacterium DNA segment encodes these proteins:
- a CDS encoding alpha-L-fucosidase — translation MDPHHKQIAIKTIAMISFLSMLVMESPGQRNSNERTRWFTEARYGMFIHWGVYSGAEGIWKGEKLRNDNDYAEWIYYRNRIAREEYTTLLKRFDWECIDPEQWVLLAKKAGMKFVTITAKHHDGFALWDSQVSAYDVAEFTHPKRDIIRELATACHKHGLKMGLYYSHWVDWEHPDGWDHSKEIYGISAEDYDRYWQEKVIPQMQELLTNYGEIGLIWFDMWIHHSQTCVTKDQLLQLKSLIRELQPDCLINSRLGLSIEEDSDIDFKTLGDNQPGSKKEEFPWQSPATVAHSWGYHAREQQWKSTTTLLHSLIGNASLNGNLMLNIGPRANGQVPYEIEKRLAEMGKWLQVNGESIYGSQAFDLAKDQHDWGKITCKQNPDGTTRLYLHLYNWPLNQRLTVSGIQGSPVNAWLLADPEQQTLPYSNKEVITRIELPPEQPDPLVPVVVLEYDHYPATEEGLVAESLYGGYSLTPSNATLLKGSKELQPPTRRGTIPVHIQVSEKSSYQWKIFIDHPLTLQTDLSYNYQGEEGNGEITVKSEAGLLSGTFRNTGRFVGEPNSNWQIDSFNSHRLGQLEFTEPGYYTITLEIKPGKKEEMGFQWLWLGPD, via the coding sequence ATGGACCCACACCATAAACAAATCGCCATTAAAACAATCGCCATGATCAGTTTTCTGAGCATGCTCGTTATGGAGAGCCCGGGACAGAGAAACAGCAATGAACGTACCCGGTGGTTCACCGAAGCACGCTATGGAATGTTTATCCACTGGGGAGTATACAGCGGGGCTGAAGGAATCTGGAAGGGAGAAAAACTCAGAAACGACAATGATTATGCCGAATGGATCTATTACCGGAACCGTATAGCCAGGGAGGAATATACCACCCTACTCAAGCGCTTCGACTGGGAGTGCATTGATCCCGAACAGTGGGTGCTTCTGGCAAAAAAGGCCGGAATGAAATTTGTCACCATCACCGCCAAGCATCACGATGGTTTCGCGCTGTGGGACAGCCAGGTAAGTGCTTACGATGTGGCAGAATTCACCCATCCAAAACGGGATATCATCCGGGAACTGGCCACTGCCTGCCACAAGCACGGATTGAAGATGGGGCTCTATTATTCGCACTGGGTCGACTGGGAACACCCGGATGGATGGGATCATTCCAAAGAGATTTATGGAATTTCAGCGGAGGATTATGACCGCTACTGGCAGGAGAAAGTGATCCCGCAGATGCAAGAACTTCTGACCAACTACGGAGAAATCGGACTGATCTGGTTCGACATGTGGATCCATCATTCCCAGACCTGTGTCACAAAAGACCAGCTGCTGCAGCTTAAAAGCCTCATCCGTGAACTCCAGCCAGATTGCCTGATCAATTCCCGCCTGGGACTCTCCATCGAGGAGGACAGTGACATTGATTTCAAAACCCTGGGAGACAACCAGCCGGGAAGCAAGAAGGAGGAATTCCCCTGGCAGTCGCCTGCCACCGTGGCACATTCCTGGGGCTATCACGCCCGGGAGCAGCAGTGGAAATCGACCACAACTCTGCTTCATTCTCTGATCGGAAATGCAAGCCTCAACGGCAACCTGATGCTGAATATCGGTCCCCGTGCCAATGGCCAGGTCCCCTATGAAATAGAGAAGCGCCTGGCGGAAATGGGGAAATGGCTTCAGGTGAATGGCGAATCGATTTACGGGAGCCAGGCCTTCGACCTGGCAAAGGATCAGCACGACTGGGGAAAGATCACCTGCAAACAAAATCCGGACGGGACCACCAGGCTCTACCTGCACCTGTATAACTGGCCCCTGAACCAGAGGCTCACTGTTTCCGGCATACAGGGGAGTCCGGTAAATGCCTGGCTGCTGGCCGATCCGGAACAGCAAACTCTTCCTTACAGCAACAAGGAGGTGATCACCCGGATTGAACTCCCGCCAGAGCAGCCGGATCCGCTGGTCCCGGTAGTGGTCCTGGAATATGACCATTACCCCGCCACAGAAGAAGGCCTGGTGGCAGAATCGCTCTACGGGGGCTACTCCCTCACTCCATCCAATGCGACTCTTCTGAAGGGAAGTAAAGAGCTGCAGCCACCCACACGAAGAGGCACCATTCCCGTGCACATCCAGGTGTCTGAAAAGAGCAGCTATCAATGGAAAATCTTCATTGACCATCCGCTTACTTTACAGACCGACCTCTCCTACAATTACCAGGGAGAAGAAGGAAACGGGGAAATCACCGTGAAATCGGAAGCGGGGCTGCTGTCCGGGACCTTCAGGAATACGGGACGATTCGTTGGAGAGCCCAACAGCAACTGGCAGATTGACAGCTTTAACTCCCACCGCCTGGGACAACTGGAGTTCACTGAACCGGGTTACTATACCATCACCCTGGAGATCAAACCGGGGAAGAAAGAAGAAATGGGCTTTCAGTGGCTCTGGCTGGGGCCGGATTAA
- a CDS encoding helix-turn-helix domain-containing protein, with protein sequence MSISLKTIALLTPIFTTFFWALVIFFRNHSRRNPGFYIALLMAFFSMLFSSIFPFYTRNMDLYMAMEPLFFFSLNMVFPMVFFYIRAVTLRQKLMVSDLPHILPALLLTVTSLVLHTIVPANRLTGYARGSVSFLDASYPQSLFFLTNYLSKLVVVIQIVLYCFLCMKLIARHKIQVNNYFSGLNRSLFNWIPFFYMTYPAASLLGLYLILKGNSYIDGARDIEIIVSFFGLSIIFFTIALVTNHQRYIENKEFYLIPDSSAQETVESSPGRLGKLRVQVERYFIEEQPWLNADLKITDVAAHLDTNRTYISELIKKHFNKNFKTYVNSFRVAEAVRLFSQKKYHNFSTKSISELSGFNSYNSFVHAFRLETGMTPGAFREKNAEDLR encoded by the coding sequence ATGAGCATCAGCCTAAAGACAATTGCACTCCTAACGCCCATTTTTACGACTTTTTTCTGGGCTCTTGTAATTTTTTTCAGGAACCATTCACGCAGGAATCCGGGGTTCTATATCGCCCTGTTGATGGCCTTCTTTTCCATGCTCTTTTCCTCCATATTTCCCTTCTACACCAGGAACATGGATCTTTACATGGCCATGGAGCCCCTCTTCTTTTTTAGCCTCAACATGGTATTTCCCATGGTATTCTTTTACATCCGTGCGGTCACCCTCAGGCAGAAGTTAATGGTAAGCGACCTGCCCCACATCCTTCCTGCACTTTTACTTACTGTTACGTCCCTGGTTCTGCATACCATCGTTCCGGCAAACCGTTTAACCGGATATGCCCGGGGATCTGTGTCATTTCTTGATGCATCGTATCCGCAATCACTTTTCTTCCTGACAAATTACTTATCAAAACTTGTGGTGGTGATCCAGATTGTTCTGTATTGCTTTCTGTGCATGAAACTTATTGCCCGGCACAAAATTCAAGTTAATAACTACTTCTCCGGCCTTAACCGCAGTCTTTTTAACTGGATACCTTTCTTTTATATGACCTATCCTGCTGCCTCACTGCTGGGTCTGTACCTGATTCTGAAAGGAAACAGCTATATCGACGGCGCAAGGGATATCGAGATTATTGTGTCATTTTTTGGACTCAGCATCATTTTTTTTACCATCGCCTTAGTTACCAATCACCAGAGATACATCGAGAACAAAGAATTCTACCTGATCCCGGACTCATCTGCTCAGGAAACAGTGGAAAGTTCTCCGGGCCGGCTTGGCAAACTCAGGGTTCAGGTGGAGCGATATTTTATCGAAGAACAACCCTGGCTCAATGCCGATCTGAAAATCACTGATGTGGCAGCCCATCTGGATACCAATCGAACCTATATCTCAGAGTTGATAAAGAAGCATTTTAACAAAAACTTCAAAACTTACGTGAACTCCTTCCGGGTGGCTGAAGCAGTGCGCCTCTTCTCTCAAAAGAAATACCACAACTTCTCCACCAAGAGCATTTCAGAACTGTCTGGCTTTAATAGCTATAACTCATTTGTTCATGCCTTCCGTCTTGAAACCGGAATGACCCCCGGGGCATTCCGGGAGAAAAATGCTGAAGATCTCAGGTAA
- a CDS encoding DUF3137 domain-containing protein produces MGRHVSTSGSGSKQKKQYTTIFKGLFFVADFNKHFYGHTLVLPDTAEKMLGKLGHSLQAFSSRGELIKLEDPEFEKEFCVYSNDQVEARYILSPSLMQRIVEFKRKWNTKVYLSFGDSKVYIAIKMNKNLFETRLFKSIVDYNFIEENIRFLVLLTGIVEDLNLNTRIWTKK; encoded by the coding sequence GTGGGAAGGCACGTAAGCACAAGTGGATCCGGCTCAAAACAAAAAAAACAATACACTACCATTTTCAAAGGCCTGTTTTTTGTGGCCGATTTCAATAAACATTTTTATGGGCACACCCTTGTTTTGCCCGACACCGCAGAAAAAATGCTGGGTAAACTTGGGCATAGCCTGCAAGCTTTTTCGTCGAGGGGCGAACTGATCAAACTCGAAGACCCCGAATTTGAAAAAGAATTTTGTGTGTATTCAAACGACCAAGTGGAAGCGCGTTACATCTTATCACCATCCTTAATGCAGCGCATCGTGGAGTTCAAACGAAAATGGAACACAAAAGTATATCTCTCGTTTGGCGATTCAAAAGTTTACATCGCCATAAAAATGAATAAAAACCTTTTCGAAACAAGGCTTTTTAAGAGCATTGTTGATTATAACTTTATTGAAGAGAATATCCGTTTCCTGGTACTGCTTACTGGAATTGTTGAGGACCTGAATTTAAATACACGGATATGGACCAAGAAGTAA
- a CDS encoding PQQ-like beta-propeller repeat protein, producing the protein MKNLAILIPVIALLAGQGCMQERIEKSAQWRGANRDGIFHETDLLDQWPEEVPELLWVFEGLGRGFAAPAVTAEGLFVNGEQEGNSFLFALDLEGRLLWKSPNGKEFLGEGFSSTYPGDRSTPTVYGKRVYSSSGQGQISCFELTAGKELWSVNITGYLDGILGYFGYSESVAVDEDHVYCFPGGPGTNLAALDRFTGKIVWTQSAHRDTFAYGSPVLIDLNERPILMTTSRHHLFIVDRSNGSVLASYKLEGYEYDGEHCNTPVYSDGHIYYVANDVPGQGAVKLELSGNGELISEVWRNNQVLNNFGGLVVVDGKLFTTVKGNRLVALDPESGAVADTLKVATGSIIYTDHKFIIYGNNGTINLVNYEQKKLEQAGQMNVKEGSGQHFAHPVVANGVLYIRHGDALMAYRIK; encoded by the coding sequence ATGAAAAACTTAGCTATTCTAATTCCGGTAATTGCTCTGCTTGCCGGCCAGGGCTGCATGCAGGAGCGTATCGAAAAAAGCGCGCAATGGCGGGGAGCCAATCGCGATGGCATATTTCACGAAACGGACCTGCTGGACCAGTGGCCGGAAGAAGTTCCCGAACTTCTCTGGGTGTTTGAGGGACTGGGCAGAGGTTTTGCTGCTCCTGCGGTAACAGCGGAAGGGCTATTTGTCAACGGCGAACAGGAGGGTAACAGCTTCCTGTTCGCCCTGGATCTGGAAGGCCGGCTACTCTGGAAGTCGCCCAACGGAAAAGAGTTTCTGGGCGAGGGTTTCTCCAGCACCTACCCGGGCGACAGGTCTACTCCCACCGTTTATGGCAAACGCGTTTACAGCTCTTCGGGCCAGGGTCAGATTTCCTGCTTCGAGCTCACTGCGGGGAAGGAATTATGGTCGGTCAATATTACCGGATACCTGGATGGAATACTGGGATACTTCGGCTATTCTGAATCCGTGGCGGTGGATGAAGATCATGTGTACTGTTTCCCGGGTGGCCCCGGCACCAATCTGGCAGCTCTGGACAGGTTCACCGGAAAAATTGTCTGGACACAGTCGGCGCACCGCGACACCTTTGCATACGGATCCCCCGTACTCATTGACCTGAATGAGCGTCCGATCCTGATGACCACCTCCCGTCACCATCTATTTATCGTGGACCGGAGCAACGGCAGTGTGCTTGCCTCCTACAAACTGGAAGGGTATGAATACGATGGAGAACACTGCAATACACCGGTGTATTCAGATGGCCATATCTACTACGTGGCCAACGATGTACCCGGACAGGGGGCTGTAAAACTGGAACTTTCCGGAAACGGGGAGCTGATCAGCGAAGTATGGCGCAATAATCAGGTGCTGAATAATTTCGGGGGACTGGTAGTTGTGGACGGAAAGTTGTTTACTACCGTAAAAGGGAACAGGCTGGTGGCCCTGGACCCGGAAAGCGGAGCAGTGGCCGACACCTTAAAGGTGGCCACCGGGAGTATCATATACACAGATCACAAATTTATCATCTACGGCAACAACGGAACCATCAACCTGGTCAACTATGAACAAAAAAAACTGGAACAGGCCGGTCAGATGAATGTGAAAGAGGGAAGCGGACAGCATTTCGCCCATCCCGTGGTGGCAAACGGAGTGCTGTATATCCGGCACGGCGATGCCCTGATGGCTTACCGGATTAAATAA
- a CDS encoding OmpA family protein, with amino-acid sequence MKTTALIPGIVIVALLIVQPAYSQENPLQKIRKESHRKINKNIEKLFDEKGKEETPPAQPQPVLEEQAQQQQQAPGQVQQAGEEAKEDKPELTWAKYDFVPGDRVIFEDNLEGEENGEFPSRWDLIRGNVEVARFGGENVIMFRDGAPEIVPYFKEAREDYLPEVFTVELDIYCDNSDFCVYLYDRKNQKSGSPTGYTDLAVDSERMDFGQSNSAHPDARTLPERRWMHVSIAYTNGKLKAYMDETRLINIPRIDFDPKGITLHTYHARNDKLFYVKNIRIAGGGVKYYDRVMQDGKIIANGIRFDTGKSTLKPESMGVINEIYRLMEQNPELKFSVEGHTDNVGDDASNLNLSADRAERVMKTLIDMGISPDRLSSKGLGETMPMDDNNYPEGRANNRRVEFVKI; translated from the coding sequence ATGAAAACAACAGCCTTAATTCCGGGGATCGTTATAGTGGCCCTGCTGATCGTACAACCGGCATATTCTCAGGAGAACCCCCTTCAAAAGATCAGGAAAGAGAGCCACAGGAAGATTAATAAGAACATTGAGAAGCTGTTTGATGAAAAGGGAAAAGAGGAAACCCCGCCAGCTCAGCCGCAGCCTGTTTTGGAAGAGCAAGCTCAACAACAGCAGCAGGCTCCCGGTCAGGTACAGCAGGCCGGGGAAGAGGCGAAGGAGGATAAGCCGGAACTGACCTGGGCCAAGTATGATTTTGTGCCGGGCGACCGGGTCATTTTTGAAGATAACCTGGAGGGGGAGGAAAACGGAGAGTTCCCATCCCGCTGGGACCTGATAAGGGGAAATGTGGAGGTCGCCCGGTTTGGAGGAGAGAATGTGATTATGTTCAGGGACGGGGCACCCGAAATTGTTCCTTACTTTAAAGAGGCCAGGGAGGACTATCTGCCCGAGGTATTTACCGTGGAATTGGATATCTACTGCGATAATTCGGATTTTTGTGTCTACCTGTATGACAGAAAGAACCAGAAATCGGGAAGTCCTACCGGATATACAGACCTGGCGGTTGATTCTGAAAGGATGGATTTTGGTCAGTCAAACAGCGCCCATCCAGATGCCAGAACTTTGCCGGAGAGGAGGTGGATGCATGTATCGATAGCTTATACCAATGGAAAGCTGAAGGCCTATATGGATGAGACCCGTCTGATAAACATTCCGCGAATTGATTTTGATCCTAAAGGGATAACTCTTCATACCTATCATGCCAGGAATGACAAACTTTTCTACGTGAAGAACATACGGATCGCCGGGGGAGGGGTAAAGTATTACGACCGGGTGATGCAGGATGGCAAGATCATTGCAAACGGAATCCGCTTTGATACAGGAAAATCTACCCTGAAACCGGAATCCATGGGGGTGATCAATGAGATTTATCGCCTGATGGAACAAAACCCGGAGTTGAAATTCAGTGTGGAGGGACATACCGACAATGTGGGTGATGATGCCAGCAACCTGAACTTATCGGCCGATCGGGCTGAGCGGGTGATGAAAACCCTGATCGATATGGGGATATCCCCAGACCGGCTCAGCTCAAAGGGTTTGGGCGAGACTATGCCCATGGACGATAATAATTATCCGGAAGGACGGGCAAATAACCGCAGGGTGGAATTTGTGAAAATTTAA
- a CDS encoding T9SS type A sorting domain-containing protein has protein sequence MPRAFFSPALILLLWILLSLNSYSQTHQYFFSEVGQTREYLSSGFCKTQNYYWDQGVMDREGNIYFVFVDNYNLYYHRSDDNGLTWTEQQLTTPQDGKIFTAMVALTQDDSLVITYAANQGFSNGTVSFGSEFIYDLYGAVQSKDAWTITPLKMHTNNSGLLPFGTITTKSGLVHVILHKYGWYNYGGELYEVMYDPGARTWSAIETIKIFNDRPVDRGTNYLCKLAEGQNDTIICVYQRHADTQGLNNIEVIKKGAGGWTEPEIILGNSDYSTYNRFDLDYDRHGHFYLGYFIPFGPDGPELHMAHNSTTDFTKYEIFASTDTLQKMSIHPYPDAEAYVYLNFKDSLPEILKLNQEGLNFTNYLPAFEAEDSLDVMRFLYQINMKNNFSGIPGLFAFTNRYQGRDINTVYSYPLVFATIDLAAPYDPTGIGLAPEFSVDIYPNPAGDYVTIRFPEDHNHGTLKLFDLMGRCVLHYEVENNASVSLSNLQKGLYLYQLSLEGIKQQGRLIRK, from the coding sequence ATGCCCAGAGCATTTTTTTCCCCGGCACTCATCTTGTTGTTGTGGATCCTGCTCTCCTTGAACAGTTATTCACAGACCCATCAGTATTTCTTCTCGGAAGTGGGGCAGACCCGGGAGTATCTCTCGAGTGGTTTTTGCAAAACACAAAACTACTACTGGGACCAGGGAGTGATGGACCGTGAGGGGAATATCTATTTTGTCTTTGTAGATAATTACAATCTGTATTACCACAGATCTGATGATAATGGGCTTACCTGGACAGAGCAACAGCTTACAACACCGCAGGATGGAAAGATTTTCACCGCCATGGTGGCCCTTACTCAGGACGATAGCCTGGTGATTACCTATGCGGCTAACCAGGGATTCTCCAATGGAACGGTTTCCTTTGGCTCAGAGTTTATCTACGACCTTTATGGAGCTGTTCAGAGCAAGGATGCCTGGACCATTACGCCCCTGAAAATGCATACAAATAACAGTGGTCTGCTTCCCTTTGGAACTATTACAACAAAATCGGGCCTGGTCCATGTAATCCTGCATAAATATGGATGGTACAATTATGGAGGAGAACTGTATGAAGTCATGTATGATCCTGGTGCGAGAACATGGTCAGCCATAGAAACCATCAAGATTTTTAATGATCGCCCCGTGGACAGGGGTACCAACTATCTCTGCAAGCTGGCCGAAGGACAAAATGATACCATAATTTGTGTTTATCAACGACATGCTGACACCCAGGGTTTGAACAATATTGAAGTGATTAAGAAGGGTGCGGGTGGATGGACCGAACCCGAAATAATTCTGGGCAACAGCGACTACTCCACATACAACCGTTTTGATCTGGATTATGACCGTCACGGACATTTCTACCTGGGCTACTTTATCCCGTTTGGCCCAGACGGGCCCGAACTCCATATGGCGCACAACTCGACTACCGACTTTACAAAATATGAGATCTTTGCCTCCACGGATACCCTCCAGAAGATGAGTATTCATCCTTATCCGGATGCTGAGGCCTATGTATATCTGAATTTTAAGGATTCACTTCCGGAGATTTTAAAGTTAAATCAGGAGGGTCTGAACTTTACGAACTACCTTCCGGCTTTCGAAGCAGAGGACTCACTGGATGTGATGCGTTTCCTTTACCAGATAAATATGAAGAATAATTTTTCCGGCATACCGGGTCTGTTTGCGTTTACCAACCGTTATCAGGGAAGGGATATAAATACGGTGTATTCCTACCCATTGGTTTTCGCAACCATCGATCTTGCTGCGCCATATGACCCCACAGGAATTGGTCTGGCACCGGAATTCTCTGTTGATATCTACCCCAACCCAGCGGGTGACTATGTAACAATCCGCTTTCCTGAAGATCATAATCACGGCACCCTGAAGTTATTTGATTTGATGGGGCGCTGCGTATTGCACTATGAAGTGGAGAATAATGCATCAGTGTCTTTGTCAAATCTGCAAAAGGGGCTCTATCTCTACCAGCTTTCTTTGGAAGGAATAAAGCAACAGGGCAGGCTCATCAGGAAATAA
- a CDS encoding DUF5060 domain-containing protein, whose product MKQWHKVTLLVPGPLTSEHAAENPFLDNRLDVTFSRGTESFIVPGFYAADGRAAESSAGEGAVWKVHFRPDMTGSWKYKVSFLRAKNIAVLDGDTGGEPVGADGAEGTFEVGPSDKVLPDFRARGRIINGGKGYFRIQGSDELWIKNGADSPENFLAYEDFDQTMRFSLKTEIREGEADPEKQIHRYAAHQSDWKAGDPVWQDGKGKGIIGAVNYLQSAGVNSIYMLTMNILGDGKDVWPYTDYNERYRFDCSKLDQWELVFDHMDSLGVMAHFVLQETENEVLLDGGYTDMQRRVYLRELMARFGHHLGVIWNLGEENGPAHWSPIGQTDQQKKDMAAYIRALSPWPVMVMLHTHSNDELQESYLLPMLGTGSIDGPSMQVADPTRVHERMKRWIGASEEAGERWVVCVDEIGPHWQGVMPDADDPEHDTVRNHCLWGSLLAGGAGVEWYFGYRYAHNDLGLEDFRSRENWWFQSTLATRFMNRFPLEEMSSRDELVDTPGAYCLAKEGALYLVYLPAGSPPARLFLNQSVPLKVSWFNPRKGGELQQGSVAYIGEAGLQALGTPLSGPERDWVVVLSGADLP is encoded by the coding sequence TTGAAACAATGGCATAAAGTGACCCTGCTGGTTCCCGGTCCCCTGACCTCGGAGCATGCCGCTGAGAACCCCTTTCTCGATAACCGGCTGGATGTTACTTTTTCCCGCGGAACAGAATCATTCATTGTCCCGGGATTCTATGCGGCCGATGGCCGGGCGGCTGAGAGCTCGGCCGGGGAAGGGGCTGTCTGGAAGGTGCATTTCAGGCCGGATATGACAGGCTCCTGGAAGTATAAGGTCTCTTTTTTAAGGGCAAAAAATATAGCGGTGCTGGATGGAGATACGGGCGGTGAGCCGGTGGGGGCGGATGGGGCGGAAGGGACTTTTGAGGTTGGCCCGTCGGATAAGGTTCTGCCCGATTTTCGTGCCCGCGGCCGGATTATCAACGGGGGGAAGGGTTATTTCAGAATTCAGGGAAGCGATGAGCTCTGGATTAAGAATGGGGCAGACAGTCCCGAAAATTTTCTGGCCTATGAGGATTTTGACCAGACCATGAGATTCAGCCTGAAAACGGAAATTCGTGAAGGTGAGGCGGATCCGGAAAAGCAGATTCACAGGTATGCAGCTCACCAAAGCGATTGGAAAGCCGGCGATCCCGTCTGGCAGGATGGAAAGGGAAAAGGGATTATCGGAGCGGTGAATTATCTTCAGTCGGCAGGCGTCAATTCCATTTATATGCTGACCATGAATATCCTGGGAGACGGGAAGGATGTATGGCCTTATACCGATTATAACGAGCGCTACAGGTTCGACTGCAGCAAGCTGGATCAGTGGGAGCTGGTGTTTGATCATATGGATAGCCTGGGGGTGATGGCTCATTTTGTCCTGCAGGAAACCGAAAACGAAGTTTTGCTTGATGGAGGGTATACCGATATGCAGCGACGGGTATATCTGCGTGAGCTGATGGCCCGCTTTGGTCACCACCTGGGGGTTATCTGGAACCTTGGCGAAGAAAATGGTCCGGCCCACTGGTCGCCCATCGGTCAGACCGACCAGCAGAAAAAGGATATGGCCGCTTATATCAGGGCACTCAGTCCCTGGCCGGTCATGGTGATGCTGCACACACATTCCAACGATGAGCTCCAGGAGTCCTACCTCTTACCCATGCTGGGTACAGGCTCCATCGATGGACCTTCCATGCAGGTGGCCGATCCCACCCGCGTGCATGAGCGGATGAAGAGATGGATCGGGGCTTCTGAAGAAGCAGGGGAACGCTGGGTGGTTTGTGTGGACGAGATTGGTCCACACTGGCAGGGGGTCATGCCCGATGCAGATGATCCGGAGCATGATACCGTGCGGAATCATTGCCTGTGGGGGAGTCTCCTGGCAGGGGGAGCCGGGGTGGAGTGGTATTTTGGTTACCGTTATGCCCACAATGACCTGGGCCTGGAAGATTTCAGAAGCCGGGAAAACTGGTGGTTCCAGTCCACCCTGGCCACCCGCTTTATGAACCGCTTTCCGCTGGAAGAGATGAGCAGCCGGGACGAGCTGGTCGATACCCCCGGGGCATACTGCCTGGCCAAGGAGGGAGCGCTCTACCTGGTATATCTGCCTGCGGGATCGCCACCTGCTAGGCTGTTTCTGAACCAGAGTGTTCCGTTGAAAGTATCCTGGTTTAATCCGCGTAAGGGCGGTGAGTTGCAGCAGGGAAGTGTCGCCTACATCGGGGAAGCCGGCCTTCAGGCGCTGGGTACGCCACTGTCCGGTCCGGAAAGGGACTGGGTAGTCGTGTTGTCAGGAGCGGATCTCCCGTAA
- a CDS encoding DUF3592 domain-containing protein has translation MDQEVTQAEKRPRKSNATFFGIIFTLAGAFIFYFFGWPPLKYANVFKSWLKTVGTITKSEVDSWMKDGNSQYEAVINYSYQVAGKQYNSSKITVGGSGSSSSMSRAKSTVQHYPQGKTLDVFYDPGVPDSAVLKPGVGGGDIVLAGIPLIFFIIGLLVLFQVIKPTRSYSNRPIRGGRIDIRDLLKR, from the coding sequence ATGGACCAAGAAGTAACACAAGCAGAAAAACGGCCTCGCAAATCAAATGCCACATTTTTTGGGATTATTTTCACACTTGCAGGGGCATTCATATTCTATTTCTTTGGCTGGCCGCCTTTGAAGTATGCCAATGTGTTTAAAAGCTGGCTTAAAACTGTCGGTACTATTACAAAGTCGGAAGTCGACAGCTGGATGAAAGACGGTAATTCGCAATATGAGGCTGTTATAAATTACTCCTATCAGGTTGCGGGGAAACAATACAACTCCTCAAAGATTACAGTGGGGGGATCAGGTTCGAGTTCTAGCATGTCCAGAGCAAAAAGCACTGTTCAGCACTACCCCCAGGGAAAAACCTTGGATGTTTTTTACGATCCTGGGGTGCCCGATTCAGCGGTGCTTAAACCAGGTGTCGGGGGAGGTGATATCGTCTTAGCCGGAATACCTCTGATATTTTTTATTATCGGCCTGCTTGTTCTTTTTCAAGTGATTAAACCAACAAGATCATACAGCAATCGGCCAATCCGGGGCGGAAGAATTGACATTCGCGATCTTTTGAAAAGATAA